The segment GCTGATAGCATCAGATGTTCTGTCCCATCGGGAACCTCTATAATTCTATCGTGAAAACGATATACTTCGAAGTCAATAGCGCCCAGCTTGAACTTGTAAATCCCCGTTTGATGTAGCCTCTTTTTTAAAAGTGAGTACCTCAGGCGTAACACCGCTTACCTTTTCCACCCAAACTCTACAAAAAAGTCAAAGTCTACAGGCCCGTTTATTACCTTATAGTTCTTGCCGTTAATATCAATATAGTGTTTATTAATAATAAGTATCCTTAAAGGATGGCTCTTAGCAGTAAAAGGGCCTAAATTAATGGATAAAAATCCAAAGGGTACTTTATTAAGCTTAAACCTATTTTTAAAATAACTTCTTCTATATTCGTATCTAGCCATGAAGTCCAGCAGTTGTTTTATTTTTGCAGTATCCTTCGTTGTAGCATCAATTGAGTCATCACCTGGAGTTGTATTTACTGGATGTGCACTAATGTATAACTCTGAATAGTTTTGACCTGGATTAGTCTTTTCGAGAATGCTTGAGAAACTATGGCTGGAGTAGGCTGTCATTATTAACGCTATTACAGCCGCTGTGAACAGAACATCAAAACGGCTCACAGAGAATTTCTTTCTGTTAACTATCCAGCTCCCCAGTTGTACTGCCCAGAATGCCGCTAGGACAAAAACGATAATAAGTGCTAGATATTTAAGCAAACTACCCCCTCCTACCGTTACACCACTTTCCAAACATCTTTTACCAAAATCATTCACCACTCGACACAAGTCTCCTGCAAATAATTCCCATTAATAGTACATTCTGCTTTGATGAAATACGCTTTAAAAAGCCCTTTGAGAGAGCTTAGTGTCCTTTTATTATGTCAGTCATATTAAACTTTCCAACGCACAGAGCTTCTTTAATCTCTTTTTGAAACTCTTTGGGGTCCCTGGGAGTATGAGTACCCATCACTAATTCTATATCTGGGTAAGTTTCCGTAATAGCTTCAACATACTTTTGCTTAAACGGACATACTGCTATCATACAGTAGGAAAAGTGGATTGCATCAACCCTAAATTCTGCAATGGATCTAACCTTCCGCAGAATCTTTTTGTGTGCGCCAATCGTCGGGCAGCCTGCACAGTTAATTATCCCTATTAAATCCAGTTTCTCCTCTGCAGGATACTTTTCAAAAAAACCTCTTCTTTTCCGCAAATCCCCCAGACAAACCACAGATGCACAGTCTAAATCCTGGGTGCAGTTTGAACAGGTAAGTATTCCGATGCGTGCCATAGTTCTCCCCCTTTAAGATTCACTCCGTTTGACTGCTCCATCACAATAACAGGTATAATCCTTAACCAGTTTCACACACCCTGATTTCAAGAGATGGTCTCTATAAGCCTTCCTTGCTCGGTGTATGCGGGATTTAACCGTAGTGACTGGAACTTCTAACATGCTGGATATTTCCTTATAGCTAAATTCATTTAAATCCCTCAACACCAATACCACCTTGTAAGGCTTAGGCATATGCTGCTCTAAAATGTGGTGAATGCACCACTGGAATTCTCTCCGTACTATCACCCGTTCAGGGTCAGCAGAAGAATCTTCGGGTGTTATGTATCCAAAGGAAACCGACTTGTGTTCTCCCTTTTTCCGTTTCTTTGCTAAAAAAATATTTACGGCAATCTTACTAATCCAGGTCCTTAAACTAGCGTCTCCCCGAAACCTATCCAAGTGCTGAAACACCCTGATAAATGTTTCCTGGGTCAGGTCTTCTGCATCATGCTTGTTATTACATAGTTGATATGCAAGGTTGTAGATATATGTGTGGTGGGCAGCAACAATTTCTTCATAGGTCTGTAGATTTGTTTGTGGAAATGAATTTTGCATAGAAATATCCCTGTTTTTCCCTTCTCTATATAAAGATGCATAAGTATGGAAAAAAGTTTCACTTTTAAAGAAAAAAGGCCTCATAACATTTATGTCATGTGCCTGGTCGATAGATAGCTCATTAGTATTTAACTGTAAAGGATGGCCGCCAAACAATTACTCCATTCCTGCTCTTTTTTCTCCGAGAACCTTTTTATAAGTATCGTGAAATTTTCCTAGCCCATCAACTCGTACTGAGAATATATATTCTGGATGCCCTGCTGGGTGCACCCTTGCCCAGTAAGTGCCGTGAAAGTAATCTAAATCCACTTCTTTTACTATCATATTCTCTTTATATTTGGTTCCAAGGTACTGCAGGACATTCTGTTCAAATTCTTGCCCACCCAATTCCAGGCTTATACTGCCTATAACAATGAATAAAAGTACTTTACCCTTGCATGGTTCTAGAAAATAAGCCCCTAACTTTATAAGCCAGGAGTTAGGATATACTATATGGAAGTTTCCTTAAAAGATTGTTTTAGTACATTAACTCCTTTTGCAGCCAGTTTAAACATGTAGTAACCCAATACAGCCCCTAACAGATTTAAAATTATATCATCCACATCAAAAATTCCAACGAAAGCTACTAACTGTAATATCTCAATTGTCAAACTGGCTAAAGCTGAAATTTTCACAACAGTTCTTAACTTCATGTCGCCAAGTTTTCCAGAAATAAGCGGTAGCATAAAGCCCAGCGGCAAAAACAAAATGATATTTCCGAACAGGTTATAAAACCAAATATCAAAATTCATGTGATTGTATCTTATGATAAAATCATAAATTGTTCTAAAAGGGACCAAATTGAAAGGAGGATATTCGCTAATCCCTAGCGTAATTGTTCTTCTGCCCCCGTGCAGAGTTGGGTCAATACCTTTAATTTTACTTAATATAGTGTTAGCTGCGATGATAGGATTTATCAGAATCTGAATTACAACAAGTGAATATAATCCGAACGAAATGTTTACCAGTATCTTAATTGTCCTAGTAAGGGGATGTACAGCATCTTTTAATTCTTCCTTTAAGAAATCCTTATTACCAAAGTCCTTTATTGCCAGGTCCACAGCCTCCTTTTCATCATAGCCCTTTTTTAAATATTCCTCTTTAAGAAGCATTAAGTGGTCAAAAAGTTCGGCTTTTAAATCCTCCTTCTCTTCCTTGGGACAGGAAACATTATTTAATATTTCTTCTATATACTCTCTAAACTCAGGCACCTTACCTTCCCCCTTCGAGACAAAGTTTCACCAAATTGCTGGCCTTGTTCCAGTCTTCTAACTTTTTACTCAGTTCTTTAATACCATTTTTTGTAATCCTGTAATATTTCCTCCTGGCACCCATTTCTGAGTTTCCCCAGTAAGCTTCTAATAATTTTTTGGTCTCCAGCCGTTTTAATGCTGGGTATAGTGTGCCTTCGCCCATCTCATACAGACCATCGCTTTTTTCCTTTATGGCCTTGGCAATTTCATATCCATACATATCTCCCGTTTTTATTAAAGATAAAATGAGTATGTCAATACTACCTTTCATAATTTCTTTGTCCATGTGGTTACCCCTTTCAGTTTCTCCTTTAATACATACTATCACTACCTACCACGCATTACAAGGTATTGTTGAAAAATAACTTATCACTACAATAGCTCCAAAAAATACATTCAGGTTGATATTCTAGTTTCTGAGCATATAGAGGAATTATTATCCATATAGAGAAACTAAAAAGACATAACTTTCCTACACAGCAAAGGGGAAACACAATGCAGCCAAAAAAGCGTTCTGAGTTGCGCATTATGCTGGGCAAAAGGTACTATACCTATCGGCGTTATCTTAACTGGTATTTCGGCAGTAAAAACTATGCTCAAAAAAGAGAAACCGACTTACTGCCTCTAACCGTCTTTACTCATCAAACGCCTTTAATTCGTAAACTCAGAAATGTAGATATGCAGCTCCAGTATAATAAGATTAAAAATCTGAAGTTAGCGGTAAGTAACATTAACGGCATTATTATTGAGCCTGGTGAAGCTTTCTCTTACTGGAGACTGATTGGAAAACCAACTAGAGCGAAGGGTTATTTAGAAGGAATGGTGCTATTTTACGGTACATTTACGCCTGGTGTCGGCGGCGGGCT is part of the Metallumcola ferriviriculae genome and harbors:
- a CDS encoding RNA polymerase sigma factor; its protein translation is MQNSFPQTNLQTYEEIVAAHHTYIYNLAYQLCNNKHDAEDLTQETFIRVFQHLDRFRGDASLRTWISKIAVNIFLAKKRKKGEHKSVSFGYITPEDSSADPERVIVRREFQWCIHHILEQHMPKPYKVVLVLRDLNEFSYKEISSMLEVPVTTVKSRIHRARKAYRDHLLKSGCVKLVKDYTCYCDGAVKRSES
- a CDS encoding PadR family transcriptional regulator: MDKEIMKGSIDILILSLIKTGDMYGYEIAKAIKEKSDGLYEMGEGTLYPALKRLETKKLLEAYWGNSEMGARRKYYRITKNGIKELSKKLEDWNKASNLVKLCLEGGR
- a CDS encoding VanZ family protein; translated protein: MPEFREYIEEILNNVSCPKEEKEDLKAELFDHLMLLKEEYLKKGYDEKEAVDLAIKDFGNKDFLKEELKDAVHPLTRTIKILVNISFGLYSLVVIQILINPIIAANTILSKIKGIDPTLHGGRRTITLGISEYPPFNLVPFRTIYDFIIRYNHMNFDIWFYNLFGNIILFLPLGFMLPLISGKLGDMKLRTVVKISALASLTIEILQLVAFVGIFDVDDIILNLLGAVLGYYMFKLAAKGVNVLKQSFKETSI
- a CDS encoding CGGC domain-containing protein, which gives rise to MARIGILTCSNCTQDLDCASVVCLGDLRKRRGFFEKYPAEEKLDLIGIINCAGCPTIGAHKKILRKVRSIAEFRVDAIHFSYCMIAVCPFKQKYVEAITETYPDIELVMGTHTPRDPKEFQKEIKEALCVGKFNMTDIIKGH